A region of the Myxococcus stipitatus DSM 14675 genome:
TTGGGGATGGTGGTGCTGAAGGTGGAGCCCGTCTACCCCACGGGCCGCGCGGCGGTCCCCAAGGGCTGAGGCAGGGCCGAGCCCGGCAGGCGGGCGGGCGCGTGCGAATTGCGGCGGTCGGAGTGGGTTCTCATTGTTGAGACACGGAGGCTGGCCCACCCCTCTTTCGCGAGGAGAGACCCATGCGATTCAAGAAGCTCGGCTCGGAGGACGTGGGCGAGTCCACCTCGCTGCGTCATGTGAATCAGGACACCGGCGAGGAGGAGATCAACATCACCGACCAGGACCTGGCGTCGTCTCCTCCCCTGGAGGAGGAGCCGGACTTCCGAGACATCCTCCCGGACCAGATTCACGAGTTCCGCCGAGGGGATGAGGAGACGGAAGAGACGGAGCTGACGGCACAGCCCGAGGAACGGTTGCGCCCCGCGCGCAGGGACCAATTGCCGGAGAGCTAGGTTCACGCCCCCGTGAGGCGCCGCGGGGGTGGTTCGCGAGGAGAGGGGGCGGCACTCTCTTCACGGACGTCGCCGTGGGGCGAGTCCTGTACGCACCACGTCGTGGCTCGACGGAGCTGGGAAACCGGGCTCGGCACACGACGTGATGTGACGACATGGCAGAAGCCACGGCGTATCTGTTGGAGAGGAGCCGTGGGCCATCGGGTTGGCATGCCCCCGTGAATGGGGGCATGCACCCGTGGGCTGCCTACTTCCTTGGCTTGGCTTTCTTGGCGGCGCTCTTCGACGGCACCGCCTTCTTCGCAGCGCCCTTCTTCGCCACTGCCTGCTTCGCGACGGGCGTCTTCTTGGCGCCCGCCTTCACCGTGGGCTGCTGCGCGGGAGCCTTCTTCGCGGCCTTCGCCGATGCCTTCGTGGCGACCTTCGCAGGGGCCTTCTTCGCCGATGCCTTCGTGGCAACCTGCGCAGGGGCCTTCTTCGCCGCAGCCTTCGTGGCGGTCCCCTTCTTCGCGGGGGCCCTCGCGGGAGCCGGCTTCTTGGCTGCGGCCTTCGACTTGAGCGCCTTCGCAGGCACGGCCTTCACGCCCGTGGACTTCTTCTCCCCGGCCTTCGCGGGCGAAGCGTTCTTGCCGGTGGGCTTCGACGCCACAGGCTTCACGGGCGCAGACTTCTTGCCCGTGGGCTTTTGCTCCGCAGCCTTCGCAGGGGCCGCGACCTTGCCCGTGGACTTCGTCTCCACAGCCATCACGAGCGCGACCCTCTTGCCCGCGGGCTTCGCGGGGGCAGCGTTCGTGGCTGCGGCCTTCTTGCTCACGGGCGTCGCCGGGGCAACGTTCGTGACCACGTCCTTCTTGCTCGCGGGCTTCGCCGGAGCAGCGTTCGTGACCTCGGCCTTTTTGCTCACGGGCTTCGCGGCGGCAGCGTTCGTGGCCTCGGCCTTCTTGCTCGCGGGCTTCGCCTCCGCGACCTTCGCGGGGGCCGAAGGCTTCTTCGCCTTCGTGGACGCGGAAGCCTTCTCCGTGGCCTCGGCGGAGGCCGCCGTCACCACGGTCGGCTCGACCTCCTTCATCGCAGCCACCTCCGCGACCGTCACCGCCCCGGTCTTCGCCTTGTGGGCCTTGCTCGCCTTGGGCTCAGAGACCTGACCCGTGGGGGCCTTCTTCGGGGTCTTCTCGCTCCCGAGCTCCTTGCTCAGGGCCTCCTGCATCGTCGGCCTCACGAAGAGCTCGGTCTGCTTGACCTTCGACTCCACGCGAACGACGGGCTTCTTCCCATTGCCCGCCTTGGCCCCCGTACGTCCGCCCCCAGCGGCCTCGTCCCCGACGTAGCGGTCCCCGCCCGTGCCCTTCCGGCCGCGAGACACATCCTCGTCGTACTCATAGGCAAGCTCGCGCTGGGCCTCCTCCTCTTCGACCTCTTCCTCGGCCTCGTCGACGTCGTCTTCCTCGTCGTCGGCCTGCTCCTCGTCCTCCCCCGCCACGCCGGAGAGGGCCTCCTGGAGCACCGCGTTCATCGCCCGAGCGAAGGTGCGCTCTCCGAAGCTCTCGACCTCCGCCGGCGGGACGAGCACGTCGAGCATGTCCCGCAGCGAGCGGTACAGCCGCATCTCACGCTTCTCGCCATCCCAGGTGCCGTAGACCCACTCGTCGTCACCCAGCGCCTCGACCCAGCCCGGCAGCGGTCCACCGCCGTCGCCCTGCTCCACCATGGCCGACTTGCGCGCGGAGAACAGGTGCCGATGAGGCCCCTTCACTCCCACGCGCCATACCCCCGCCGCGGGGAGGCCCTCCAGCTTCAGCCGCGTCTTCTCCAGGACACTCGCGGCACCCTCGGGGCCATGCAGCGGAAAGAGCGTCACCTCTCCCAGGAACTCGCCGCCGTTGAATGCCAGGTACAAGTGGCCGAGGTCCTCGGGGAACGGGACGCCGCACTCGGTCTCCGCCCACCGGACCTCATCCGCGGACACACCCGTTGCCGCTGCTTTCGCCGACTTCCGCAGTGCCTCCAACCACTCGTGCATGACCCCTCCACGACACATCCACTGCACATCCACTGCGACAACCTTACGGCGGACGAGCCCTGTCGCGCAGTGTCCGTTTGGGACTTTTCACCCGACCTACCACGACCACCCCAGCTCAGGCGCCTGGCTCCCACTCCCTCGGGAGGAAGAACGTCGGCCAACCTGGGGGGCCTCACCCTGGGCTCCCGCCCCACCACGCCGGGGGACCCGCATCCCCGAGCTTCGCCTCGAAAGGCGAGACATCGGAGGCCAGGCCTCCGAGCCGGCCTTGAAGCCAGGGGGACGGACCGTTAGGCAAGGGCCATGGCGCATCCAGTCAGCTATGAGGGAACCCCAGAGAACTTCGACCAGCTCGTCCTGGAGCCCCAGGGCGAACTGGTGGTCGTGGACTTCTGGGGCGACGGCTGCCCGAACTGCGAGGTCTACGCGGCGGCCGAACCCATGCTCCTCTCGGAACTGGATGGCGCCCCCATGCGGGTGGTCAAGGTGAACGCCTACCAGCACGAGTCACTGGCTCACCGCTTCGGCCTCTACGGCATCCCCACGTTCCTGCTGTTCCGCGACGGGAAGCTCCTGGGGAAGATGAGCCAGTACTACGGGAAGGAATACTTCCTCGGCGTCATCCGCGAGCACCTGCCGACCCCACCCGGAAGCCCGGCGTAGGCCAAGCCCCCCCATATCGCCCCGAAGTACGAGCCTCGGTAAGAAACGGCACGTCATCCGTTTCTCCTCCGTCTGGAAGTCACCGCGTGGGTCTGCCCAGACGCGCTGAAGCCCACGCAGAGGGGGGAGATACATGAAGAAGATGCTCTTCACGCTGCTCGTCGGACTTTGCCTGGGCGCCAGTGCGCCCGTCCCCGCCGAGTCTGGCGACGAGGCCCAGGGCGAAGTGACGGCGGAGACAGCCGTGAACCTGGTGCCCTGCTGCTACGACTGTGGCGGCAACTACGTTGCCTGCCTCGAGCGATGCGACGAGCCCGGGGCTCCCCGGGGTTGTCAGGACACCTGCCTCGCCCGATTCAAGATCTGCAACCGCGCCTGCAGCTACAACAACTGCTGATCCTGCGGCGGGGGCTGAACGAGCACTTGGGGGTATCGGATGGGTCCATTGAGGGTCATGAACCGATACCACCCCAGGATGGCGAACCCGATGGCCCCGCCTCCCCAATACACAGCCAGCGAGGCGCTTTCGTTGATGACAGCGAAGACGCCGCCCAGCAGGACGGCGAGGAGTGCGGTCACGCTGGAGAAGATGACCAGCACACGGCCTCCGGGACCGGCTCGGGTCAACAGCGCGAAAGCCAGGGTGAGACACGTCAACCCTCCCAGGATGACGAACTCAGCAGCCCCCGAGAGCGATCTCCCACCCCAGCCACAGCCGGCGTACGCCGGCAGGGCCGACAGCAGGGCCGTGAGCACAGCCACGCGGGATGCCGCCCGAAGCTTCAGTTGAGGTCCATCAACAGGACGGGAGAACATGGCTCCTCCTCGGAGGTCGAGGCGCCTACGCAAGAGCAAACGCCTTGCCATCTCTCCTGTCCCTCGGGGCCGCCCCTCTTGAAGAGGGCCCGGAGCGCAGCGCGCGGCACAGTCGTGCAGGGCGCTGCACACGTCCTTGATTCACGCTAGCGCGAGGTCCCCTGACACCAGCCGCTCGAGCTGCACGTCCGGCGGCCATCACACTGGCAGGAGTTCGCACAGCGATTCGAGCCCGCCGGATTCCAGGCCTCGTTCCAGTAGTAGCGAGGGCTGTCGCAGCCCACCGCCGGACGCGCAACTCCCTGGCACCAGCCACTCGAGCTACAGGTCCGCATACCGTCACAATCACAGCTGCTGGAGCAACGATTGGGTCCGCGAGGGTTCCGAGCTTCGTCCCGGTAGTAATTGTAGTACTTGCACGCGGCCAGGTCCTGCTCCGCGCTCTCGAGCGACTCTTCCTCCACCAGTGCAGGCTCCACCTCTTCAGGGCTCGAGGACGAAGCATCCGCTCCACACCCGGACACCAGCACCAGGAACATCACCGACAAAGACAACACAACACCATTCACGACGCGCGCAAGGAACATCACAGCCCCCCTCGGGACAGCCAGATGAAGCGCCGTCCTCTTACGTCCTCGCGCAAAACCAAGGCAATCCCACTCAACCCAACGACCAGTCGTCGATATTCCTCACGTTGACTGCGCCGCACTCCCATGTCCCGCGCCATCCCCATGGATGGGCATCACTGCTGCTCGGGCAACAGCACACGGGACGTCCGTGCATCACCGACGCAAGTGCTTCCGCCACTCAGCAAGCCCCTGCTTCTGTCCCAGCACCGGACCCTCCACGTCCATCCCCACGTGATGCCGAGAACGAATGGCGAGCTCCGCCCACGCCCTCTTCCGAGTCTCTCGTGAGCTCTCGGGGGAGGCCAGCTCCTCCAAGCTGCTCTCCACGGCATAGGGCTTTCCCAGCCGCGCCCGCTTGATGCCTTGGAAGCGGGAACGATGCTCCTTCCACCACTGCTCCCAGACCGCCCGGTCCGTGCTCGGGAGACGCAGCTCCCGCGGAGGGTCATCCTCATCCTCCGTCGGGACCTGCACGACCTGCTGAAGCCCCGCCCCCGTCATGAGGTTCAGCGCACCGGCCGCGACCAGCCGATGCTCGCGGGCATCGCCCGCAAGCTCATCCATCAGACAAGGAATGGCCTCGACGGCCCCCAGGATGCCCATGGCCTCCAGCGCGGCCAGCGCCGTGTCAGGGCGGGCCTTCAACTGCTGAAGCATGGGCCAGTCCCGCTCATCCCCGGCCAGCGCCAGGAGCCGAGGCAAGTCCCTCGAGTTCGCGCCTCCCGCACGGCCCATCGTCCGGCAGAGCGGAAGCACGCGAGAAGACCCCAGACACAGCGCCGCCAGCGCCAGCTCCGCCCACTCGCTCCCAGATGGAGCGTGCAGCAGATTCTCCAGCACGGCGCTCGCGGGCGCATGGCCAAGCTGCGCGAGCGACCAGGCCGCTGCCCCGCGCACCTCGGCTGAAGGTGAATCCAACAACGGCACGAGCAGCTCCGCCCCGCCCTCCAGCCGACGCCCGATGATGCGAACCGCCGCGACGCGAACCTCGTCGCGAGACGAGCGCAGCAGCGGCCCCAGCCACTTCAGCAACCCAGGACGCTCGGCCAAGGCCAGTGCCTGCGTCCAGACAGGCACCAGGTCCTCCGCGGTGTCCTCCATCTCCTGGAAGAGTCCCTCCAGCTCCCCCTCCTCCACGACCGACGCCAGGACGTACACCGCGGCCATCAGCCGCGGCTCATCCCCATCCGCGAGGCCCTCCTGGGCCAGGGGCACGGACATGTCCGGTTGGATGCGCATGGCGTCGACATGCGCGGCCAGACGCTCCTCCAGGTCCGCGAGGTCCTCCCACTGAGAAGTCTCATCCAGCAGGCGCGTCTGGCGCTGCTCGAGCAGGAACTCGATTTCCGAGAAGTGCTCTTCCTGCATCTCACGAATGAACGCGGCTTCGGCGGGATTCCGCGCGGGCAGCGGGAGCACAGCCATGTCCGAGCCTCCTGCGGCCTCACGAGCCCTGTCGGGCGGAGACCTGTTCCCACCTAGTTGATCTGCACCGAGCCGCCCTTGATGCGGTTCACGCCCGACGCACGGGTCTCCACCTGGGTGCCTCGAATGACAATCTTCCCGTCGCTCCGCAGCGTGACGGAGCTCTTCCCGCAGCGCAGCACCAGCTCATCCTGCGCCTCCAGCTTCACCGTGCGCGGCTGCCCATCCACGCGAAGCTCCACCGGCCCGCCCTTCGCGCGCTCCTCCAACATCACATCCAGCAGCGGCGTCTCGCTGGCGGCCTGCACCACCCCCATGACGAGGGGAAGCGCGGGGTCTCCCTTCTCGAAGAGCAGCACCACGGACTGCTGGGCATTCACCGCCCGCTCCCACTCCTCCGGAGTCAACGACACGGCGACGCGCGCCGGCACGGGCCCCTGGGAGTTGCCCTCGAAGTCCACCTGCAGCACGCCGTGGGCCCCTCGCGAGACCAGTCGCCCCACGCGGCTCCCCAGGATGGGCTCCTGGGATGAAACCTCCAGCGAGCCCACCCGCTCGGCTCCCGCCTTCTCGTCGTTCGCGGCCATGGCGCGTCAGTTCTCCCCAATCTTCGAGGCCTTCATGATGATGTCGCCGCTCGCCGTCATCTCCAGCTTCGCGCCCTTGATGACCACGTCTCCATTCTTCTTCACCTGGATGGTGGCGCTGCCGACCTTGAGCGTGAACTGCTCCTCGGCCGACAGGACGATCTCCTTCGCACCGAGCGCATAGGTGTCCTTGGCCTTCACCGTCATCGCCGCATTCACGTTGACGAGGAAGTCCTTGCTCACCTTGAGGTTGCGCTTCTTCCCCACCGTCTCGCTCAGGTCTCCGCCGACCTTCAGCGTCCGGCTGCCCTTCACCAGCTCACTCTTCTTCGCCCCCACCATCTCCACCTTCGCCCCCCCCACCTGCTCCGACTTGAGCCCGACCACAATCTCATTCATGGCCGCACCCACGTTGATGGCGTAACCCCCGCCGACGTTGAGCGCCTTGCCCAGCCCCACGTTCTCCGTGGACGCGAGCATCACCGTCGTCGACTGGGTCCCTCCCACGCTGATGGACTGCGACCCCGTGACGGCCTCCGTGTGGTTGCCTCCCACCGTCGTCGACCGGTCCTTCGTCACGTCCAGCGTCTGGTTGCCACCCACCACGCTGGAGTCGTCCTTGCCCACCGAGAGCTTCTGGTTGCCCAGCACCTCGCGGCTCCGGTCCTTCTCCACGCGCAGCGTCTCGTTGCCCCCCACCTTCTGGGACTTGTCGTTCTCCACGACGATGTTGAAGTCCTTCTGCGCGTGGAAGAACACCTCCTCGCTGCCCGCGGCGTCCTCGAAGCGCAGCTCGTTGAACCCGTCGCCTCCAGGACTCGAGCTCGAGCGCAGCGTGCTCTTCGTCTTCTCGTCCGGCAGCGACAGCGGGGGAGGATTGTGTCCGTTGTAGACGCTGCCCGTCACCAGGGGGCGGTCAGGGTCCCCTTCCAGGAACTCCACCACCACCTCCTGGCCGATGCGAGGCAGGTACAGCGCGCCCCATCCAGGCCCCGCCCACGCCTGGCTCACGCGAATCCAGCACGAGCTCTTGTCGTCGCCCTTCCCCTCCCGGTCCCAGTGGAACTGGACCTTGATGCGCCCGTGCTCGTCCGTGTGGATCTCCTCTCCCGAGGGCCCCACCACCACCGCCGTCTGCGCGCCGCCGATGCGCGGGCGCTCCGTCCGGCGCTCCGGCCGGAAGGGCACGGAGGAGCGCTGGCACGTGAACTCACTGCGATATCCAGACGGCCCATCGGCCCCTTGCGCCGAGCGCGCATCCACCAGCACCTCCGGCTGCCGGCCCTCGTGCGACACCGACAGGAGCAGGTACTCGCCATTGAGGTGGGGACGCGGATGCTCATCCAGCTCGAAGACATAGCCAGGCGTCAGCCTGCGGCTCGTGCTGGTCCCCGTGGCGGTCTCCGCGCGAGCCCGGAGCTCCTCCAGGCGAATCTTCGAGTAGCTCTTCCCTCCCCCCGTGTCCGAATAGCGCCCCGGATAGTCATACACCTCCAGGACCGCGTCCCCGTCGTCCGACTGAGCATCCGTGCTCAGGTCCACGGCGGGCGTCAGGAAGTTGTAGTCGCGCAGCATCACCGCCCCGGGCTGTATCTCCAATCGGGACGAGAACGTCTGCACCGAGTCCGCGGCCGCCACCATCCGGCCCTCCTCCCGGAAGACCAGCTTGGAGTCACCCACCAGCGGCTCGTGCGCGGACGGCTCGTCCGTGAGCACCAGCGTGTGGACACCCTGGCCGTGCTCGAAGAAGAAGACGATGCCTTCCTCCTCGAACAGGCGGAGCAGGAAGTCGAGGTTGGATTCGCGGTACTGCACGCAGTACTCACGCTTGGAATAGCTCCCCGAGAGCGCCAGCCGGAACTCGACGTTGCCTTCCTTCAAGACCTTCTGGGCGATGTCCGGCACCGAGAGGTTCTGGAAGATGCGGCTGCGCTTCATGTACTTGAGCGTCCACAGCCGGGGCACCACGCGGGCGCGATGACGCTTGCGCTCGCCCGTGGCCCCCACGTCCCAGGTGCTCCAGTGCGCGATGATGCCGTGGAAGAACCGGGCGGACCCATCTCCCAGCTGGAAGGTGAGCAGCGCGGGCTCCCCCAGCAAGGACTGGGCGTCGACGATGACGTCCGGCCCTGGCACCAGGTCCACCTCCACGGAGTAGAGCGCGTTGAGGGCCTCGGTCCCCTTGAACGAGAGGACCGCCAGCTCCCCGGCTCCATGGGGGCCCGCTTCGAAATCGAACTCCGACTGGCTCGCCGCCAAGGGCACGGTGGCAATCGTCATGGCTCACCCTTTGGATGGATGGTGAAGCGGCTCGTGGGAGGAACGTCCAGGGACATGTCCTGTCCCGGCCAGGAGCCATCCTTGTTCGAGCGGAAGACCTTCTCCCAGATTCCGCGACCCGTCGTCTTGTTGGGAGGAAAGAGCTCGAAGGTCTCGTCCGAGGGGCGATGGTGGAACAGATAGGTCCCCGCCACCTTGGAGTGCGGGTCCTCCGCGCGCTCGACCTCGCCCTCACGCCACTTCTCGGCGAGCCTCGCCGTCAGCTCGGCGTACTCCTCGCGCGTTGGCGCATCCCCCGCGTAGAGCTGCTGGAAGTAGGAGCCCTCCTCCGGCTTCTCCACGCGGCCCCAGTACCCTCGGAGGGGATAGTCCGGGACGACGTACCGGTACACGTCGTCACCGCCCTTCACCCGGTACCACTCCTCGGGGCTGATGCCCGAGCGCCGCTTCTTCACGGGGACACGCTCGATGGCGCCTTTCTCCAGCGCACGGGCCAGCCGGTGCTCGAACTCCCGGAGGTCGTCGAGCGACTCGAACTCCCCCTCGGGATGGAGCTTCTTCAGCACGGACCCTCGTCCCAACAAAGACATACCCATCCCCTCACAAGAACACGGCCTTCAAGAACTCGCCCGCGCCCTGCGGCGGAGTCTTGATGAGAATCTGTGTCGCGCCGCCCGAGTACCCCAGGCCCTGCCCCGCCACGCCCCCTTCGTAGAGGACGGTCCCCGCCTTGAGGGTCATCGACGCGGACTGCGTCGCGGTGTTCCCCCACTCGGGACGGAGCGCCATGCGAATCTTCCCCTCGAGTCCCGTGGGCCGAGGCCCCGCCGTCACCCAGCGCCCCTGCGCGCCGCTCTCGCCGCCGAACAGCCGATGCACCGTCACGTCCTTCTTCAGGACCTTCATCGTGTACTTCCCCTCCGTGAAGGCCTTCGCGTCAGCGGGACTCAGGGGGCCGCCTTCCGGGCCATACTCGCGCATCGTGTCGGCCACGGACTCGTCGAGCACCTCCTTGAAGGGCTTGCGCTTTCCGCTCCCCGAGCCGTCCTTCTTGATCTTCTTCCCCTTCAGCTTGATGTTCTTCCCGTCCACCGTGAGCGACTTGGCGAAGAGCTTCACCGTCCCGGACTTGTTGATGAGCAGCGCCAGCTCGCTGTTCACCACGACGGCCAGCTCGTCTGACTTCAGCTGGAGCTTCTTCGCCCCCGTCGCCATGGGTCCCTTCACCTCGGAGAGGTGGTTCTTCCCCACGTCGTCCTGACGGTCCTTCTCCGACATCTGGCTGAGCCCGCCCTCCACCTCCTCGGTGACGTCCCCCAGCACGCGAGAGGACCTCGCCCCCTCGACCATCTCCGTCCGCGAGCCCGCCACGGCCTCCGAGCGCTTGCCGCCCACCGTCTCCGCGC
Encoded here:
- a CDS encoding thioredoxin family protein, with amino-acid sequence MAHPVSYEGTPENFDQLVLEPQGELVVVDFWGDGCPNCEVYAAAEPMLLSELDGAPMRVVKVNAYQHESLAHRFGLYGIPTFLLFRDGKLLGKMSQYYGKEYFLGVIREHLPTPPGSPA
- a CDS encoding HEAT repeat domain-containing protein, whose amino-acid sequence is MAVLPLPARNPAEAAFIREMQEEHFSEIEFLLEQRQTRLLDETSQWEDLADLEERLAAHVDAMRIQPDMSVPLAQEGLADGDEPRLMAAVYVLASVVEEGELEGLFQEMEDTAEDLVPVWTQALALAERPGLLKWLGPLLRSSRDEVRVAAVRIIGRRLEGGAELLVPLLDSPSAEVRGAAAWSLAQLGHAPASAVLENLLHAPSGSEWAELALAALCLGSSRVLPLCRTMGRAGGANSRDLPRLLALAGDERDWPMLQQLKARPDTALAALEAMGILGAVEAIPCLMDELAGDAREHRLVAAGALNLMTGAGLQQVVQVPTEDEDDPPRELRLPSTDRAVWEQWWKEHRSRFQGIKRARLGKPYAVESSLEELASPESSRETRKRAWAELAIRSRHHVGMDVEGPVLGQKQGLAEWRKHLRR
- a CDS encoding DUF6484 domain-containing protein, with protein sequence MAANDEKAGAERVGSLEVSSQEPILGSRVGRLVSRGAHGVLQVDFEGNSQGPVPARVAVSLTPEEWERAVNAQQSVVLLFEKGDPALPLVMGVVQAASETPLLDVMLEERAKGGPVELRVDGQPRTVKLEAQDELVLRCGKSSVTLRSDGKIVIRGTQVETRASGVNRIKGGSVQIN
- a CDS encoding type VI secretion system Vgr family protein, translated to MTIATVPLAASQSEFDFEAGPHGAGELAVLSFKGTEALNALYSVEVDLVPGPDVIVDAQSLLGEPALLTFQLGDGSARFFHGIIAHWSTWDVGATGERKRHRARVVPRLWTLKYMKRSRIFQNLSVPDIAQKVLKEGNVEFRLALSGSYSKREYCVQYRESNLDFLLRLFEEEGIVFFFEHGQGVHTLVLTDEPSAHEPLVGDSKLVFREEGRMVAAADSVQTFSSRLEIQPGAVMLRDYNFLTPAVDLSTDAQSDDGDAVLEVYDYPGRYSDTGGGKSYSKIRLEELRARAETATGTSTSRRLTPGYVFELDEHPRPHLNGEYLLLSVSHEGRQPEVLVDARSAQGADGPSGYRSEFTCQRSSVPFRPERRTERPRIGGAQTAVVVGPSGEEIHTDEHGRIKVQFHWDREGKGDDKSSCWIRVSQAWAGPGWGALYLPRIGQEVVVEFLEGDPDRPLVTGSVYNGHNPPPLSLPDEKTKSTLRSSSSPGGDGFNELRFEDAAGSEEVFFHAQKDFNIVVENDKSQKVGGNETLRVEKDRSREVLGNQKLSVGKDDSSVVGGNQTLDVTKDRSTTVGGNHTEAVTGSQSISVGGTQSTTVMLASTENVGLGKALNVGGGYAINVGAAMNEIVVGLKSEQVGGAKVEMVGAKKSELVKGSRTLKVGGDLSETVGKKRNLKVSKDFLVNVNAAMTVKAKDTYALGAKEIVLSAEEQFTLKVGSATIQVKKNGDVVIKGAKLEMTASGDIIMKASKIGEN